One stretch of Halapricum desulfuricans DNA includes these proteins:
- the pspAB gene encoding PspA-associated protein PspAB, which translates to MGLFDGLKQALGLKAEADATRDADPDDLWGMSTAYVTMEADLDYVPTGDAALCFAAVDSTDFTDALENVEAILQAGEAETGTTAEFVEDGHGYHWVVLGDDTFEDLVTSIHFAADELIEQGYGSRLLAALFAFDHPTEDRSVYWVYSFRRGAYYPFAPLPGERERDSSAEFKLQSVLDGELDLEDDEAYWYPLWPEGDGHPWE; encoded by the coding sequence ATGGGACTGTTCGACGGGCTCAAGCAGGCGCTCGGACTCAAGGCCGAGGCCGACGCGACCCGGGACGCCGACCCCGACGACCTCTGGGGGATGAGTACGGCGTACGTGACGATGGAGGCCGATCTGGACTACGTGCCGACTGGCGACGCCGCGCTGTGTTTCGCTGCCGTCGACAGCACGGACTTCACCGACGCACTGGAAAACGTCGAGGCAATCCTGCAAGCCGGCGAGGCCGAGACGGGCACGACCGCCGAGTTCGTCGAGGACGGCCACGGCTACCACTGGGTCGTCCTCGGAGACGACACCTTCGAGGATCTGGTGACGAGCATCCACTTCGCCGCCGACGAACTCATCGAACAGGGGTACGGTTCGCGGCTGCTCGCGGCGCTGTTCGCCTTCGACCACCCCACCGAGGACCGCTCTGTCTACTGGGTGTACTCGTTCCGGCGCGGCGCTTATTATCCGTTCGCGCCGCTTCCCGGCGAGCGCGAGCGCGATTCGAGCGCCGAGTTCAAACTCCAGAGCGTGCTCGACGGCGAACTCGACCTCGAAGACGACGAGGCCTACTGGTATCCGCTCTGGCCCGAAGGCGACGGCCACCCCTGGGAGTGA
- the htpX gene encoding zinc metalloprotease HtpX, with the protein MQWQADWGLRGRMGLTMVLLGLLYVGFIAALAVSGINLLGIVLILGLFSFGQFFFSDTLALRSMGARTVSEDEYPELHATVGRLAQQADLPKPEIAVADSQVPNAFATGRSQSNATVAVTTEIMRTLDQDELEGVLAHELAHIKNRDVMVMTIASFLSTIAFMIVRWGWLFSGGHGQGGRGGNQAPIWVAIVVSLVVWIFSFVLIRALSRYREYSADRGGAIITGKPSALASALMKISGRMDRVPEDDLRDQAEMNAFFIVPISKGFIGRLFKTHPATEKRVERLREMEREIESA; encoded by the coding sequence ATGCAATGGCAAGCTGACTGGGGATTGCGCGGCCGGATGGGCCTGACGATGGTGTTGCTCGGGCTCCTGTACGTCGGCTTCATCGCCGCGCTGGCGGTCTCCGGCATCAATCTCCTCGGGATCGTCCTGATTCTGGGACTGTTCAGCTTCGGGCAGTTCTTCTTCAGCGACACGCTCGCGCTCAGGAGCATGGGCGCGCGGACCGTCTCCGAGGACGAGTATCCCGAGCTCCACGCCACGGTCGGACGGCTCGCTCAGCAGGCCGACCTGCCGAAGCCGGAGATCGCGGTCGCCGACTCGCAGGTGCCCAACGCCTTCGCGACGGGGCGGTCACAGTCGAACGCGACCGTCGCCGTGACGACCGAGATCATGCGGACGCTCGATCAGGACGAACTCGAGGGCGTGCTCGCCCACGAACTGGCTCACATCAAGAACCGCGACGTCATGGTGATGACGATCGCGTCGTTCCTCTCGACGATCGCCTTTATGATCGTCCGCTGGGGGTGGCTGTTCTCCGGCGGTCACGGGCAGGGCGGTCGCGGCGGCAATCAGGCACCGATCTGGGTCGCAATCGTGGTCTCGCTGGTCGTCTGGATCTTCTCGTTCGTCCTCATTCGGGCACTGTCTCGCTATCGGGAGTACAGCGCCGACCGCGGCGGCGCGATCATCACCGGCAAGCCGTCGGCGCTGGCGAGCGCGCTCATGAAGATCTCCGGCCGGATGGACCGGGTTCCGGAGGACGACCTCCGCGATCAGGCGGAGATGAACGCCTTCTTCATCGTGCCCATCAGCAAGGGCTTTATCGGCCGGCTGTTCAAGACCCATCCCGCGACGGAGAAACGCGTCGAGCGCCTGCGCGAGATGGAACGCGAGATCGAATCGGCGTAG
- the eif1A gene encoding translation initiation factor eIF-1A, with the protein MGDDSGRKDLRMPDDDEVFAVVTNMLGANRVKVRCMDGKERTARIPGKMQKRIWIREDDVVLVEPWDWQDEKADITWRYEKQEADQLREEGHIQE; encoded by the coding sequence ATGGGTGACGACAGCGGACGCAAGGACCTCCGCATGCCAGACGACGACGAAGTCTTTGCCGTCGTCACGAACATGCTGGGGGCCAACCGCGTGAAGGTCAGGTGCATGGACGGCAAAGAGCGCACGGCGCGCATCCCGGGGAAGATGCAAAAGCGCATCTGGATCCGCGAGGACGACGTCGTGCTCGTCGAACCCTGGGACTGGCAGGACGAGAAGGCCGATATCACCTGGCGATACGAAAAGCAGGAGGCCGACCAGTTGCGCGAAGAAGGCCACATTCAGGAGTGA
- a CDS encoding SCP2 sterol-binding domain-containing protein, which translates to MAIALPDEAETWVESFRERLNDNADYEAAADGWGVGFDGDFVLEILPDDTYDGQPLYFYLELRDGDCLQAAVLEDPDEVAHGYALRGTYTDWKRIIQGDVDVVSGVMDGTLEADGSTVRAMRYQNALVEMGETATRVETEFQY; encoded by the coding sequence ATGGCGATCGCGCTGCCAGACGAGGCTGAAACCTGGGTCGAGTCGTTCCGGGAGCGTCTCAACGACAACGCCGACTACGAGGCGGCCGCCGACGGCTGGGGGGTCGGCTTCGACGGCGACTTCGTCCTCGAGATCCTGCCCGATGACACGTACGACGGACAGCCGCTGTACTTCTATCTCGAACTCCGGGACGGCGACTGTCTGCAGGCGGCCGTTCTCGAGGACCCCGACGAGGTCGCACACGGCTACGCGCTCCGCGGCACCTACACCGACTGGAAGCGGATTATCCAGGGGGACGTCGACGTCGTCTCGGGCGTGATGGACGGCACCCTCGAGGCCGACGGCTCGACGGTCCGGGCCATGCGCTACCAGAACGCACTTGTCGAGATGGGCGAGACAGCCACCCGCGTCGAGACCGAGTTTCAGTATTAG
- a CDS encoding DUF7470 family protein, which yields MLDKLGAVGIAGIVVSLAGLGVIAYEAPLIAAGVALVLAGLGLAAFAVVRNLLSSLGMGAMV from the coding sequence ATGCTTGACAAACTCGGTGCGGTCGGTATCGCCGGAATCGTCGTCTCGCTGGCCGGACTCGGCGTCATCGCCTACGAGGCACCGCTGATCGCCGCCGGCGTCGCGCTCGTGCTGGCCGGGCTCGGACTCGCCGCCTTCGCGGTCGTCCGGAACCTGCTCTCCTCGCTCGGCATGGGCGCGATGGTCTAG